The Archocentrus centrarchus isolate MPI-CPG fArcCen1 chromosome 24, fArcCen1, whole genome shotgun sequence DNA segment TACCAGTTACTGTgagtcacattaaaaaaaaaatgaattagcTTCATTCAGCGTCCCAGCAGGGATGGAACATTAGGCCGACCTATGAGCTTATGAGCAGCATAGATGCATCTCACAGTCTGTGGTTTGATTGACAGCTGGGCTCGGAGGCGTGGCCAGAGCTGGTGAGTgtgtcagagctgcagcctggatACTCAGACTGCTGCCATAACTACTTCATAGTCAGCTTCAACAGGAGAGTGACACACCTGCGCCTCAACATGTAcccaggtacacacacacacacctgcactgTGCAATAATATATATagatcttttatatatatatatatatatatatatatatatataatgtgtgtgtgtgtgtctcagatgGAGGAATAGCCAGACTGCGGGTGTATGGTGTCGGGCAGAGGGATTGGTTATGTGTTTCCATCAACCAGGACGTCGACCTGGTGGCTCTGACCAATGGGGGAGTCTGCCTCGGCTACAGTGACGCCCACTTTGGGCATCCACGCAACATGATTGGTTAAAATCACATAATCCAGTCATTTGTGTATTCTCTTTTACTGTCTGGTGTTTATGGATAATATTTTGTTGAATGGTCTCTGCTGATGGTCAGTGAACTGGGAGCGCTGGTAAAAACAGTGTGCTGTGTTTGCAGGTCTTGGTCGAGCTGCCAACATGGCTGATGGATGGGAAACAGCCCGCAGACTGGACCGACCCAGAAAACTGCAGGTCTGCACACGACAAACACTGATGTCAAATTTCCTGCTCCATACGTTTATTCCTGGACTCTGAAAGAGAGGCTTTGCACGAGTCACAGACAACTTTATTCTGACTGGCTGGCCCAAAGGAGGTTTGACAGcaagtgggtggggcttctacTATTCTCTAAtcctctctctgtgacatcatacagatccaagactacaaaaaaaactgtgtgaaacTGAGTGGCTCACAAGGATTATATATAACCAGGACATGAGATATATGAgaggaaataaggaaaagcagatGTCCTCAAATGTCCTCACAGATTtagaaaaaacaatttttagaAAATGCCAAAATGTCTTATTGTCCAGCAGAGAGAAAAACGCCCATTTCTCCTAAGATGTctcctttttgtttgtctttttttttttttttttgctgaactCACATGGTCCTCTTTTCTAAAATGTCCATAACTTCTAAAATGTCCTCATTCCATAAGAAAGACTTTCCACTTATCCCAGAGGACCCTTGTTCTTTTCAGGCTCAGTGATGTAATTGTCCTCTTTTTTCTCCAGATGTCCTTCAATGAATATAACatgaatataaataatatttccCTTAAACGTGTATGTTAGGATGTGGGTTAAATGCCTCCCTGCCATTGTCTTGCAGGCAGACCAGCGTGGGATCCTGCAGGTTCCCGGCTGGGAGTGGGCGGTGTTTCGCCTCGGTCATCCCGGACTGATCAGCAGCGTTGAGGTCGACACCAACCACTTCAAAGGTAGAGACACAACACAGCTGTTTTTCTATCCTCTGAAAAACTCGGCTCTTCAGCCTGAAACTTTTCCCCTCAGGCAACTTCCCAGACTCCTGCAGGATCGAGGCGTGCACTTTGACTCCTGAACAGGAAGCTCAGTGCATCAGGAACAGGTGGAATTCTGGGAAATGGCAGGTCCTACTTCCCCCTCAGAAGGTAATTTTTTCAGCATGTTAAATCATTTTTGTCTCTAATCCTCTTCCTCACCACCTTCTTCCTCTCTGCAGCTCCAGCCCCATCACAGGCATCACTACGGCAAGGCGGAGCTAAAGCTGAGTCATCCTGTCACCCACATCCGTCTCATCATCGCTCCGGATGGAGGAGTCAGCCGCCTCCGACTGTGGGGGCGACCCACGCCGATCACTGCAGCTCTGGCCAATCAGAGGAGTCCAGCATCCAAACTGTGACATAAAACTATTATACACTAATTATTAAACAGCACTAGCTGCTAGCTGATGGACCAACAACCAGTGTTTAGAGTCAGCGCAGGGTTgctgtgtttcactgttttatcAGCGTTTCTTCCAAAGAGAGGACCAGTGCTTGATTTGATGTTATGATACTGCGATTTATGCTCATCCAGTGGAAGCTCTCAAAGGCAGCGGCAGTTTTTATTCTGCATACAATAAatgatttttcagtgttttagtgATTATTCTGCAGCATTTTTCCTTCAGAGGGATTTTTGGTCCCTTCAGTTTGAGCTGAGAGAAAACCAACAGCTTAGAAAGAAGTTTAACGAGTATGTTTCATTTCTTCAAGCAGTTTTTCCAGTTTTGTTGATACAACAGTCAGAAACTACAAAAAGTGCACAAACTTCTGCCTCATAAGGTTACAAAGAGGTGCTGCCTTTGATGAACAGGTCCAATATTCATTCTTGATATGTCACCACCCAAAGGTTCCTCCTGAGCCTGGAATCAGCTGATTTAATGTGTACTGAAACATTTTTAGGTACAGAGGAACAAACAAGAGGCTGAAGGAAGTGAACCTGAATTTAAAGAGAAAATGTGagaacttgtttgtttttgttcctggGTTGGACTGTGTTCTCCCAGCAAAGCTCCCACACTTTTATgggtctttgtttgtttgtttgtttgtttgtttgtttgtttgtttgtttgtttgttttggggggtgggAGTGATAACAATTCACTATTTAAGTCTACCTCTCAGTGTTTTTGCATTTGGGGTCTCACCTCTGCACACTCCAGCACTGCATTACAGAAACATGTAAGCTTGTCTTAGAAGTCGGAAGACTAAACATCAGCTGAGGTTTTCTTTCTAAAGTCCTTAAATTTCCTGTCTTGATCTCTCAAACACAGAAATTATCTGATGGTATTTTACTGTCTCTGACTCAGGTGACTGTTTGTAGTCTGTttgcagtcatctgctgagaggggagagagacaggacaaaagacacactgtggaagagagacagagactaaTAATAActactgattaaatgcagagtggggtatcatcaagagtaaaaagaggtgaaccccccagcagcctaggcctatagcagcataactaagggaaggttcagggtcacctgatccagccctaactataagctttatcataaaggaaagttttaagcctaatcttaaaaatagagagggtgtctgtctcctgaatccaagctgggagctggttccacagaagaggggcctgaaagctgaaggctctgcctcccattctactcttaaatccATGTGACCTGCTGGATTGTCGGCGGTCTCGACTGCcgactgcttttaaatgccagCAAAATTGAAACCACATATGATAGAGCAATAAGTCTTTTTGCAcataaaaccagaggatttacacttacatatgaTGCATTCATTGCGTCCCAGAgcgctgtatccttcctctaacaGATTCGCAAAAATCACATAGAAAGCACTAACAACAACACGTGCTTTATCATgtgcattagcatgtacagctatggcatttctgtgTCTAGCATAATATGTAGATACAGAAAATGGTTTTCAATTTCTCTGTGGGTTAGTGCACTCTTTAGCTACCTTATGTGGTTACTACGGATtaccttcatacatattattataattaaggTTCTAAAGGTTCTATTGAtctatacaggggttggacaatgaaactgaaacacctggttttagaccacaataatttattagtatggtgtagggcctccttttgcagccaatacagcgtcatttcatcttgggaatgacatatacaagtcctgcacagtggtcagagggattttaaggtcacgacgtgatgctggtggaggaaaacgtttcctgactcgctcctccaaaacacccaaagtggctcaataatatttagatctggtgactgtgcaggccatgggagatgttcaacttcactttcatgttcatcaaaccaatctttcaccagtcttgctgtgtgtattggtgcattgtcatcctgatacacggcaccgccttcaggatacagtgtttgaaccattggatgcacatggtcctccagaatggttcggtagttgGTAGTCCATCTAGCACAAGtgttgggccaagggaatgccatgatatggcagcccaaaccatcactgatccacccccatgcttcactctgggcatgcaacagtctgggtggtacgcttctttggggcttctccacaccgtaactctcccagatgtggggaaaacagtaaaggtggactcatcagagaacaatacatgtttcacattgtccacagcccaagatttgcgttccttgcaccattgaaaccaacgtttggcattggcacgagtgaccaaaggtttggctatagcagcccggccgtgtatattgaccctgtggagctcccgacggacagttttggtggaaacaggagagttgaggtgcacatttaattctgccgtgatttgggcagccgtggttttatgttttttggatacagtccgggttagcacccgaacatccctttcagacagcttcctcttgcatccacagttaatcctgttggatgtggttcgtccttcttggtggtatgctgacattaccctggataccgtggctcttgatacatcacagagacttgctgtcttggtcacagatgcgccagcaagacgtgcaccaacaatttgtcctctttcgaagtctggtatgtcacccataatgttgcgtgcattgcaatattttgagcaaaactgtgctcttaccctgctaattgaaccttcacactctgctcttactggtgcaatgtgcaattaatgaagattggccaccaggctggtccaatttcgccatgaaacctcccacactaaaatgacaggtgtttcagtttcattgtccaacccctgtagttTGTTGTAATATTTAACGATATGGTCTGGCAGACTTGTTCTAGTATAGGTCTCAAAGGGCTACacatcctaggaaccacaagtaagccagcagtctgagaacgaagtgctctgttggggtgatatgggactatgaggtctttgagataagatggtgcctgattattcaagaccttgtatgtgaggagaagaattttaaattctattctagatttaacagggagccaatgaagagaagccaatatgggagaaatctgctctctctttctagtccctgtcagtactctagctgcagcattttggatcagctgaaggcttttcagggagcttttaggacagcctgataataatgaattacaatagtccaccctagaagtaataaatgcatgaatgagcttttcagcatcattctgagaaaggatgtttctaattttagaaatattgtacaaacgcaaaaaagcggtcctccatatttgtttaatatgtgcattgaaggacatatcctggtcaaaaatgactccaagatttctcacagtattactggaggccaaagtaatgccatccagagtaagtatctggtttgacaccatgtttctaagatttgtggggccgagtacaagaacttcagtttgatctgaatttagaagcaggaaattagaggtcatccaggccttaatatctttaagacattcctgcagtttaactaattgatgtgcatcatctggcttcattgataggtaaagctgagtatcatctgcataacaatgaaaattgatgcagtgctttctaataatactgcctaagggaagcatgtataatgtaaataaaattggtcctagaaCCCTgtagaactccataattaaccttagtatgtgaagaagactccccatttacatgaacaaattggagtctatgagataaatatgattcaaaccactgcagtgcagtacctttaatacctatagtatgctctaatctctgtaatgaaatgttatggtcaacagtatcaaagctgcactgaggtccaacaggacaagaacagagatgagtccactgtcagaggctctaagaagatcatttgtaaccttcactaatgctgtttctgtactgtgatgaattctgaaacctgactgaaactcttcaaataaaccgttcctctgcagatgatcagttagctgttttacaactacactttcaagaatctttgagagaaagtAAAGTAGCAGTTTAATAGCTGctaccttaaaagcctgtggtacatgaagataaatctttgagatggttatgaataattttttctctaatgtctaagattttatttgtaaagacttttatgaagctttatactcaccacagattaacccatctgatactgaaatggaagaatttcttaacaatataattCTACCAAAACTAGATGACGatcaagctgcagctctggatttacctctttcattatctgaacttagtgaagcagtacagcacctcccaaataataaagccccaggtccagatggttttccagccgagttttatagaGAATTTTGGTCAGAGCTAGCTcctatttttttcagaatggtaactcagattcagagtgatcacatcttatctccaaccctaaactctgctaacattagcctgcttcttaaaccaggtaaagaccccacactcccatccagttacaggccaatctctctcattaatgtagatcttaaaataatttgcaaagcccttgccaaaagattagaaagtattactccatttattgtacatccagatcaaacaggttttatcaagggtcggcactcagccaataatacacgtcgactgacaaatataatagactattgttctattaacaaattagagacgacagtcgtgtctttagatgcagaaaaggcatttgatcgggtaaattggaaattcttactagcagttctacaaaaatttggattcggttcatcctttataaactggatcagaacactacacagctccccaaatgcacgtgttaggacaaatgatctcatttcccaaagcttcagtctgcagaggggcactaggcagggctgcccagtctctcctctctttttgtaattttcattgagccactagcagcagcaatccgtcaaaatgcaaatattaaagggattcaaactgaaaatatgaaccataaaattagcctttatgctgatgatgtattacttttccttgggaattcacaagcttctctcttgaagactatcacactgatagataagttctcatctatatccgattactctatcaattggagtaaatcaacagttttgcctctgaattgtaatttccatagaaCCCCTAgggccccactaaagtcaggaaatattagatatttaggcataaatttttccgccaggctctcagacttggtaagattaaatcatatccccttattaaaaacaatagaggatgatctcacacgttggaatagtttacctatatcactcatggggagagttgctgccattaaaatgatggtcttaccaaaaattaattatctattttcactgatccctaataaaccttctattccttggttcaagtcactagattcaaacatctcaaaatttttatggaaaaacaaaccatcaagaataagcttaaaaactttacaaaagccaaaacaaagtggaggtctggaattaccaaacttttattactatttcttaaccaatagattgcagtatatttcaaagtggatcaaatccaattcattagacaacccatggctggatctagaacaggagttttgtggaaaaataaaaatctcgaatctacctttcattagccctagtattaaacatcataactgctataaaagccttagtataaatacttctctgacagcttggtgggaatttttgaaaataactaaatcttcacttatcccctgtaagctAACAccgatttggaacaatccagatatttgtcagaaaaagaaaatgctgaattttccgttatggcgtgataagagtgtaaataatttagaacatattatccaagatggaaaccttattacattccaagaacttatgtcaaaatatagaattggcaacggtagatttctggaatatcaacaacttaagtccattttacagtgaagatttaaccttaatcagttgaatctagaaatgcctacatgggtaacagaatttcttaacctctataccccaaaattgttgtcaaaattgtataaattattactgaaaactgatgattcagtttccctcccaattgcaaaatgggagcgtgatctttctgttaacctagatcaaaatttatggacagaaatatgtttaaatatcttcaaaatgacttaaagaccccaagtacaacttttacaatataaaattctccatagaacacactatactggacaaaggatgttccaaatgggccttacacattcaaacatatgcacccactgtacaagcaattcagaggagaattatctacatgctctgtggtcttgtgtacctgttcagagattttggcaaaggatatgtaaagacctatccacatggtttagctgtcgcgtcccaacttcccccagactatgcatcttaggtgacatcagtgaattagtgatggagtcaaatatgtcacacatagttctcaccgccttgtgcatcgctaagaaaactatccttatgaattggaagtcaaaaaataaactatgtattactcagtacagaaatttattaatagattatgttagtttagagagaatgtctgcttcatctaaagatcaattggaggaatttgactctctttggttcccactgatcagctccattacttagtgggggtggttggctgttggttctgcccctgaggtgctttgtaggcggtcgggtgggagctctgggggcctgtgtagctggtagcctcctgagactggagtcctggggcgaccttctggtgatgtctgtgtgcctgttctagttgatggtggtgggggcttggatggtgctgccttgcggtcctggggtgtggtccggggtgtttggggtgatgggtgccggcccccggtcggttggctggtcttccctgggtggcttgggggctgggccctggggccccgggcctggggccgtgccggctcccggtgggtcccccctggcgctggggggtctctgctgtcccgggcgcgccaccgggtggggtgggttgacctaACCTGCGTTGGGACgtccggtctgcgcttttggggccctggggtgcctgcgctgccggggggtggggtggggggtggggacggcggtggggacggggcaccgtatttccaactcaggccagcatgtcctgtcgcttgtttgtgtctattgttgagtgaatgggcgtctagtgagagtgggctaccctctatgatgggggcggtggcaccagtctcaggtgctgcagtgctctgggatgctgtcaccatggccccgggctcacccctccctgccctgtgctggggtgtgggaggtcggggtgcctactgagccagtggactgctggctctcttcttccaggttgggtggggtttttttttttttttttcttccaccttcCTGGttttacccccccccaccccccccaccccccccccccccccccacccaacacacacacacacacacacacacacacacacacgtagggtgtagggttgagaggctgcgtgcagagtcacgcggccacttgcatctcctttttattgcactatagacattataattcacaacacatgcacacatactacacgatacatataggacctttggggcaggcatgttacatagaggttgatgaggggcggccgctgaggtggccccattcagatcctcatttctgtctgtccccaaattttatttgcattttagacatggagggtttttgggggggcagtgtgggcgagcactgacgtccagcagttggtgcttgtggcacaactgccccctcaattttaactgcaccctatacacctcattcattcacaacataaacacatacacttataagttgggcggggggagggggggtgggccatctcacaccccgatttcttatgcctcgcccggggtcggggtcgggtggttccttggggaccgggctggcggcatcttggggtcactgttggccctggggtggtttccgctcccatcttcagagagtgggtagctatggatgaatgtgtgtctttgtatttgtcacagtcttcgtgagtatgggtgggcgagtgaatatggtgtatctatgtttatatgtgtgtgggagagtgtgtttgtgcataaatgtgtacatgggtgtgcttgccggtgtgcgtgtggttgtatgtttggctggacctgggtctgggccggtggcttgcctcctgaccgctccttgctggttgcctctccccccctgcccccctggggtgtgggtacctcctggttcctgggtggggccggatgttctgatgtgggtggtgacctgctcccctgggggctgcggcgcggggctgcattggcttcttcggcgtgggggggggccctgtgggggctcgggcggccctcgggtgccgggggccctgctgccggccgtgcggggggctggccgctgggggggggctggcttctcgttgcctcgaatgctctggtgcccttgctccttggctgctgggactccatctgagacctccgtcccccgtctgctgggaggggtgtacggttgtctttggaatgagtggccgcgggtcttcgtaggtcttgatgggctgctggtggcctgggcttcctgggattctctttgcctgcctctgggttctgatgggcggggctgcggctttatgccttcattggtaagtacatttcatgacacaaacacatatacccacataataacacaaaatggttggtttgtataactattcttcttttatttttatttatttatttattttttttccccacacaatctttaattttgcagatattgtcaatatcttaagtttaacaagtggctaactatttggtttacttacttgcactctttcctgtttcttttttctattttctctccttttttttccctttcttcttcttcctctttccctttctcttttctttcttttctcttttctatttcttaagcctgtcatttctggcacaatttgataaataacatgttaaaaataattcaaataaaataaagtcaagtcaagtcaagtttatttataaagcacatttaaaacaacgacgttgaccaaagtgctgtacaagatctgtaaccccaaggactatactaaataaaaataaaaatatataaataaataaataaaataataaaataaaaataaataaataaaaacattaagaacaataaataacataagaaaattaaaaattaaaacgtttaaaacaagtaccataaaataccataaaacaatcatctaaaaggaggtagcactgcagccaaatgccaaggaaaagaaatgtgtttttaatagagatttaaatgtgtgtatcgtctgagctgtgcggatatggagaggtagatcgttccatagctttggtgctgctgctgcaaaagctcgatcacctctctgttttagtctagttttaggcctctgtaagagcagctggttcgatgacctcagagctcttacaggggtgtgacagtgaagcagctcagacagatacaaaggtgccagtccgtttaaggctttaaaagtaagcaataaaatcttaaaatcgattctaaaacggacagggagccagtgaagggatgacaggactggggtaatgtgttcatgcttttttaaaccggttaaaagacgagctgccgcattctggactacctgcaggcggcgcacagatgattgatctatgccaaagtacagagaattacagtag contains these protein-coding regions:
- the allc gene encoding allantoicase isoform X1, producing the protein MAERRTAGKEAAEPDFLQFNDLVCETVGGKVIFATDEWFAPAKNLLKREPPQFIASAFTEFGKWMDGWETRRKRTPGHDWCIIQLGVPGLIYGLDVDTSFFTGNHSPYVSIQASCLDQVPPFTPEGDRTGMAASDGQMAAVAKLGSEAWPELVSVSELQPGYSDCCHNYFIVSFNRRVTHLRLNMYPDGGIARLRVYGVGQRDWLCVSINQDVDLVALTNGGVCLGYSDAHFGHPRNMIGLGRAANMADGWETARRLDRPRKLQADQRGILQVPGWEWAVFRLGHPGLISSVEVDTNHFKGNFPDSCRIEACTLTPEQEAQCIRNRWNSGKWQVLLPPQKLQPHHRHHYGKAELKLSHPVTHIRLIIAPDGGVSRLRLWGRPTPITAALANQRSPASKL
- the allc gene encoding allantoicase isoform X2; translation: MAERRTAGKEAAEPDFLQFNDLVCETVGGKVIFATDEWFAPAKNLLKREPPQFIASAFTEFGKWMDGWETRRKRTPGHDWCIIQLGVPGLIYGLDVDTSFFTGNHSPYVSIQASCLDQVPPFTPEGDRTGMAASDGQMAAVAKLGSEAWPELVSVSELQPGYSDCCHNYFIVSFNRRVTHLRLNMYPGLGRAANMADGWETARRLDRPRKLQADQRGILQVPGWEWAVFRLGHPGLISSVEVDTNHFKGNFPDSCRIEACTLTPEQEAQCIRNRWNSGKWQVLLPPQKLQPHHRHHYGKAELKLSHPVTHIRLIIAPDGGVSRLRLWGRPTPITAALANQRSPASKL